One Cryptomeria japonica chromosome 9, Sugi_1.0, whole genome shotgun sequence genomic window carries:
- the LOC131070627 gene encoding protein ALP1-like has product MKLFSESLNFTGPESSGTSEYMLLGKQVEMGPITAKRKRSPIAKLLLVLVMLEEFQRKEQEEWDKTYKLEREIFEMNYKRKMKAMMDYYKRLQDYYTDLDEIERCRLKRARFAAAAVGAAVSTQQSVQRRLWVKDRSQAWWELCNHPDFPDSEFHRSFRMSRATFDHICEELNSVVAKEDTMLRAAIPVRQRVAVCIWRLATGEPLRLVSKRFGLGISTCHKLVLEVCAAIRDVLLPKYVVWPSDDQAQTLMKEFERISGIPKVVGSMYTTHIPIIAPKINVAAYFNKRHTERNQKTSYSITLQGVVDNTGCFTDVCIGWPGSMPDDRVLENSILYQRGVKGLLDGVWVVGSSGYPLLDWLLVPYVQQHLTWTQHAFNEKMAEIQKIAKGSFGRLKGRWRCLQKRTEVKLQDLPAVLGACCVLHNVCEKHNEGFDPDLAFELVDDEMHPETCLQSRSSMQARDNIAHNLLHHAHAGTSFL; this is encoded by the coding sequence ATGAAGCTCTTTTCAGAGAGCTTGAATTTCACGGGGCCGGAGAGCAGTGGTACTAGTGAGTATATGCTGTTAGGGAAGCAGGTTGAAATGGGTCCTATTACTGCGAAGCGGAAGAGAAGTCCTATTGCGAAGCTTTTGCTTGTGCTTGTTATGCTGGAGGAGTTTCAGAGGAAAGAGCAGGAAGAGTGGGATAAAACTTATAAACTGGAGAGGGAGATTTTTGAGATGAATTACAAGAGAAAAATGAAAGCTATGATGGATTACTACAAGCGTCTGCAAGACTATTACACTGATTTGGATGAGATTGAGAGGTGTAGGTTGAAGAGGGCGAGGTTTGCAGCAGCTGCTGTTGGAGCAGCTGTGTCCACTCAACAGAGTGTGCAGAGAAGACTTTGGGTGAAGGATAGATCTCAGGCCTGGTGGGAGCTGTGCAATCATCCTGATTTTCCTGACTCTGAATTCCACAGATCCTTCCGAATGAGCAGAGCTACCTTTGATCATATTTGTGAAGAATTGAATTCAGTGGTTGCCAAGGAAGACACCATGTTGAGAGCAGCAATTCCAGTTAGACAGAGGGTGGCTGTTTGCATCTGGAGGCTGGCCACAGGGGAGCCATTGAGACTAGTGTCTAAGAGATTTGGATTGGGAATATCCACTTGCCACAAGCTAGTATTGGAAGTCTGCGCTGCCATCAGGGATGTGCTTCTTCCCAAATATGTTGTGTGGCCTTCAGATGATCAAGCACAGACATTGATGAAAGAGTTTGAACGCATTTCTGGTATTCCAAAGGTTGTTGGGTCCATGTATACCACTCACATTCCAATAATAGCTCCTAAGATCAATGTAGCTGCCTACTTCAATAAGAGGCATACTGAGAGAAACCAGAAAACATCCTACTCCATTACATTGCAGGGAGTTGTGGATAACACAGGATGCTTTACAGATGTGTGCATAGGCTGGCCAGGGTCGATGCCAGATGACAGAGTATTAGAAAATTCTATTCTTTATCAAAGGGGAGTGAAGGGCTTGTTGGATGGTGTATGGGTTGTGGGTAGCTCCGGTTATCCGCTCTTGGACTGGCTGCTTGTTCCATATGTTCAACAGCATCTTACTTGGACTCAGCATGCATTCAACGAGAAGATGGCAGAGATCCAGAAAATTGCAAAAGGTTCATTCGGCCGGTTGAAAGGGAGGTGGCGCTGCCTTCAGAAACGCACAGAGGTAAAACTACAAGACTTACCGGCTGTTCTTGGGGCATGTTGTGTGCTGCATAATGTCTGTGAGAAACATAATGAAGGATTTGATCCGGATTTAGCATTTGAGCTtgttgatgatgagatgcatccaGAAACATGTTTACAATCTAGGAGTTCTATGCAGGCAAGGGATAATATTGCTCACAACCTATTGCATCACGCTCATGCAGGCACAAGTTTTCTTTAG